The Oncorhynchus keta strain PuntledgeMale-10-30-2019 chromosome 17, Oket_V2, whole genome shotgun sequence genome has a window encoding:
- the chkb gene encoding choline/ethanolamine kinase: MQSGQNVMECHSEGALDKSDKTATLRYIPTLKTDTGPTVDNKNVGDTLVINESNLRAPSPRGANGDDDSEAESYRDGRTEVVDMDMKGRAFAWCRDFLSGSWKSIPEADFQISIVSGGLSNLLFMCSLPDHAHTIGDEPRRVLLRVYGAILQGVDSLVLESVMFAILAERALGPRLYGIFPEGRLEQYLPSNRLRTEQLFVPELSAEIASKMARFHRMVMPFNKEPKWLFGTIGRYMDQVMNLKFAREAHVKKYNKLIKYDLPAELESLRVLLSATPSPVVFCHNDVQEGNILMLEDRDHTSTGKLMLIDFEYSSYNYRGFDFGNHFCEWCYDYTYNQWPFYKCTPDNYPSREQQLHFIRNYLEETGGYSESTMHEDQARIEQDLLVEANRFAMASHFLWGLWSIIQARISKIEFGYMDYAQSRFDAYFKQKRLFS, translated from the exons ATGCAGTCGGGCCAAAATGTGATGGAGTGTCACAGCGAAGGGGCGCTTGACAAATCTGACAAGACTGCGACTTTGAGATACATTCCCACTCTGAAGACTGACACTGGTCCAACCGTGGATAATAAAAATGTTGGGGACACCCTGGTCATCAATGAGAGCAACCTCAGGGCGCCGAGTCCCCGTGGAGCAAATGGTGATGACGACTCTGAAGCAGAGTCGTACCGGGATGGGCGGACAGAGGTGGTGGACATGGATATGAAAGGCAGAGCGTTCGCCTGGTGCCGAGACTTCCTTTCCGGGTCATGGAAAAGCATTCCCGAGGCAGATTTTCAGATCAGCATTGTCAG TGGTGGACTCAGCAACCTGCTGTTCATGTGTAGTCTGCCAGACCATGCCCACACTATTGGAGATGAACCTCGCAGGGTCTTGTTGCGAGTTTATGGGGCCATCCTACAG ggagtggATTCTCTGGTCTTGGAGAGTGTGATGTTTGCCATCCTGGCGGAGAGAGCCCTGGGGCCACGGCTCTATGGAATCTTCCCTGAGGGACGCCTGGAACAGTACCTGccg AGCAACCGCCTGCGTACAGAGCAGCTCTTTGTTCCGGAACTGTCCGCTGAGATCGCCTCAAAGATGGCCCGCTTCCATAGGATGGTCATGCCCTTTAACAAGGAACCCAAGTGGCTGTTCGGGACCATTGGCAG GTACATGGATCAGGTGATGAACTTAAAGTTTGCCCGGGAGGCTCACGTCAAGAAATACAACAAGCTGATTAAGTACGACCTCCCAGCAGAGCTGGAGAGTCTCCG aGTGTTGTTGTCAGCGACCCCATCTCCAGTGGTGTTCTGTCATAATGATGTGCAAGAAG GTAACATTTTGATGCTGGAGGACAGAGACCACACCTCCACTGGGAAACTCATGCTCATAGACTTTGAGTACAGCAGCTACAACTACAG gGGTTTTGACTTTGGGAACCACTTCTGTGAGTGGTGCTATGACTACACATACAACCAGTGGCCCTTCTACAAGTGTACACCTGACAACTACCCCAGCAGAGAACAACAG CTGCATTTCATCCGCAACTACCTGGAGGAGACGGGAGGCTATTCAGAGAGCACCATGCACGAGGACCAAGCTCGTATAGAGCAAGACTTGCTGGTCGAAGCCAATCG ATTCGCCATGGCATCTCACTTCCTCTGGGGCCTGTGGTCTATCATTCAAGCCAGGATATCCAAGATCGAGTTTGGTTACATG GACTATGCCCAGTCACGATTTGATGCCTACTTCAAGCAGAAAAGGTTATTTTCCTAA